In Thermus hydrothermalis, a single genomic region encodes these proteins:
- a CDS encoding response regulator gives MIRVLLADDHALFRQGLKSLLEAEGDFRVVGEAKDGWEAMRHALEAKPDVILMDIQMPGLDGVQATQAILKEWPEAKVIMLTMYRQDAYVFEAVKAGARGYLLKDTDAQELIGAIRRVHAGEVLLDAELAGRIIQDFRAKKEAQAPLHAELSEREVQILKLVAQGYTNLEIAAELGLSEKTVRNRLSEIFQKLHLNNRTQAALYAIREGLAQPEPEE, from the coding sequence GTGATCCGGGTACTGCTAGCGGACGACCATGCCCTCTTCCGCCAAGGGCTAAAGAGCCTCTTGGAGGCGGAAGGGGATTTCCGGGTGGTGGGGGAGGCCAAGGACGGGTGGGAGGCCATGCGGCACGCCCTCGAGGCCAAGCCGGACGTGATCCTCATGGACATCCAGATGCCGGGCCTGGACGGGGTGCAGGCCACCCAGGCCATCCTCAAGGAGTGGCCCGAGGCCAAGGTCATCATGCTCACCATGTACCGCCAGGACGCCTACGTGTTTGAGGCGGTGAAGGCGGGGGCCCGGGGCTACCTCCTGAAGGACACGGATGCGCAGGAGCTCATCGGGGCCATCCGCCGGGTGCACGCCGGCGAGGTGCTTTTGGATGCGGAGCTCGCCGGGCGCATCATCCAGGACTTCCGGGCCAAGAAGGAGGCCCAGGCCCCCTTGCACGCCGAGCTTTCCGAGCGGGAGGTGCAGATCCTCAAGTTGGTGGCCCAGGGCTACACCAACCTGGAGATCGCCGCCGAGCTCGGCCTTTCCGAGAAGACGGTGCGCAACCGCCTTTCCGAGATCTTCCAGAAGCTCCACCTCAACAACCGCACCCAGGCGGCCCTTTACGCCATCCGCGAGGGGCTTGCCCAACCCGAGCCGGAAGAGTAG
- a CDS encoding M20/M25/M40 family metallo-hydrolase, which yields MDPVRHLLELAPLAGEEARGGYVARHLPGAQRDGVGNVWAGEGRILLLAHLDTVLPPASPRWVGERLYGPGVGDNSAGVAVLLSLPPLPGVVRGFTVGEEGLGNLKGARALVAALEPQVVVAVDGYLPGVVDRALGSVRLRLRFSGPGGHAWGDRGSPNPVFALAEALAGLPPLVAGLEASINASGLKGGEAVNAIPEEAEALLEVRSPDPLLLEDRVRAVLDLVADVARRHRVALSWEELGRRPAGTTATPGLLRAAEAALAAVGEKPLFQPGSTDASAAIERGIPALALGVYRGGGAHTQEEWVLPQSLWEGRTALLAFLERLGVG from the coding sequence GTGGACCCGGTGCGCCACCTCCTGGAGCTTGCCCCCTTGGCGGGGGAAGAGGCGCGGGGGGGCTATGTGGCCCGCCACCTCCCCGGGGCGCAAAGGGACGGGGTGGGGAACGTGTGGGCGGGGGAGGGGAGGATCCTCCTCCTCGCCCACCTGGACACCGTCTTGCCCCCTGCCTCTCCCAGGTGGGTGGGGGAGCGGCTTTATGGGCCTGGGGTGGGGGATAACTCGGCGGGGGTGGCCGTCCTCCTCTCCCTACCCCCCTTGCCCGGGGTGGTGCGGGGCTTCACCGTGGGGGAGGAAGGGCTTGGGAACCTCAAGGGGGCCCGTGCCCTGGTGGCGGCCCTGGAGCCCCAGGTGGTGGTGGCGGTGGACGGCTACCTGCCCGGGGTGGTGGACCGCGCCCTGGGCTCGGTGCGCCTAAGGCTCCGGTTTTCCGGCCCCGGGGGCCACGCCTGGGGGGACCGGGGGAGCCCCAACCCTGTCTTCGCCCTGGCGGAGGCCTTGGCGGGGCTTCCTCCTTTGGTGGCGGGCCTCGAGGCCAGCATAAACGCCAGCGGCCTCAAGGGAGGTGAGGCGGTGAACGCCATCCCCGAGGAGGCGGAGGCCCTTTTGGAGGTGCGCTCCCCCGACCCCCTTCTCCTGGAAGACCGGGTGCGGGCGGTCTTGGACCTGGTGGCGGACGTGGCCAGGCGCCACCGGGTGGCGCTTTCCTGGGAGGAGCTCGGCCGTAGGCCTGCGGGAACCACCGCCACGCCCGGGCTTCTCCGGGCGGCCGAGGCGGCTTTGGCCGCCGTTGGGGAAAAGCCCCTTTTCCAGCCCGGTTCCACCGACGCCAGCGCCGCCATTGAACGGGGTATCCCCGCCCTGGCCCTGGGGGTTTACCGGGGAGGAGGGGCGCACACGCAGGAGGAGTGGGTCCTCCCCCAAAGCCTCTGGGAGGGGCGCACGGCGCTTCTCGCCTTTCTTGAGCGGCTTGGCGTAGGATAG
- a CDS encoding ABC transporter ATP-binding protein — protein sequence MTGRSVSPLHRLGPYLYPYRFRYILGVLAGLLSIFFFVLGPYFLRLAVDALGHGGPYGRYALLLLASGAFTALLSYFMRRLAVVASRRVEYDLRKDLFHHLLRLDRSFYQKTRVGDLMNRLNTDLSAVREMVGPGIMMGSRLSFLVLLAFASMYAVDVRLAFYLTLILPAIALIMFYLLRLVDRRYREAQEAFDAISTLSQEAFSGIRVVKGYALEGRMLARFQDLNRIYMQKSLALARVEGPMQALLGFLMGFAFLVVLWVGGRMVVQGELSVGELVQFNAYLAQLTWPILGLGWVLAMYQRGLTSLKRLLELLDQEPAIRDLDPLPLKAEDLTGEVRFVGVDLRLGERWLLKDLTLTVPEGMTLGITGRTGAGKSLMAALVPRLLDPTEGKVYVGGYEVRQIPLAALRRAVGVAPQEPFLFSETLLENIAFGLDHPDRERVEWAAKLAGIHEEILSFPKGYETVLGERGVTLSGGQRQRVALARALAKRPKILILDDALSAVDTETEARILEGLKSVLGRQTTFLISHRTATLRHADWIIVLDEGRIVEEGTHESLLEAGGLYAELDRIQHMEKEVEE from the coding sequence ATGACCGGTCGGTCAGTTTCCCCCTTGCACCGCCTTGGGCCGTACCTTTACCCCTACCGGTTCCGGTATATCCTGGGGGTCCTCGCCGGGCTTCTTTCCATCTTCTTCTTCGTCCTTGGGCCCTACTTCTTGCGCCTGGCGGTGGACGCCTTGGGCCACGGCGGTCCCTATGGGCGCTACGCCCTCCTGCTCTTGGCCTCAGGGGCCTTCACCGCCCTCCTCTCCTACTTCATGCGCCGCCTGGCGGTGGTGGCGAGCCGCCGGGTGGAGTATGACCTGAGGAAAGACCTCTTCCACCACCTCCTCCGCCTGGACCGTTCCTTCTACCAGAAGACCCGGGTAGGGGACCTCATGAACCGCTTGAACACCGACCTCTCCGCCGTGCGGGAGATGGTGGGGCCCGGCATCATGATGGGAAGCCGGCTTTCCTTTTTGGTCCTTTTGGCCTTCGCCTCCATGTACGCCGTGGACGTGCGCCTCGCCTTCTACCTCACCCTGATCCTGCCCGCCATCGCCCTCATCATGTTCTACCTGCTCCGCCTGGTGGACCGCCGCTACCGCGAGGCCCAGGAGGCTTTTGACGCCATCAGCACCCTGAGCCAGGAGGCCTTTAGCGGCATCCGGGTGGTGAAAGGCTACGCCCTGGAGGGGCGGATGCTCGCCCGCTTCCAGGACCTGAACCGCATCTACATGCAAAAGAGCCTGGCCCTGGCCCGGGTGGAAGGCCCCATGCAGGCCCTTTTGGGCTTCCTCATGGGCTTCGCCTTCCTCGTGGTGCTCTGGGTGGGGGGGCGGATGGTGGTGCAAGGGGAGCTTTCCGTGGGGGAGCTGGTTCAGTTCAACGCCTACCTGGCCCAGCTCACCTGGCCCATCCTGGGGCTTGGCTGGGTCCTCGCCATGTACCAGCGGGGCCTTACCAGCCTGAAAAGGCTTCTGGAGCTTTTGGACCAGGAGCCCGCCATCCGGGACCTAGACCCCTTGCCCCTGAAGGCGGAGGACCTCACGGGGGAGGTGCGCTTCGTGGGGGTGGACCTGCGGCTTGGGGAGCGCTGGCTCCTAAAGGACCTCACCCTCACCGTGCCCGAGGGGATGACCCTGGGCATCACCGGCCGCACGGGGGCGGGGAAGAGCCTCATGGCCGCCTTGGTGCCGAGGCTTTTGGACCCCACGGAGGGGAAGGTGTACGTGGGGGGGTACGAGGTCCGGCAAATCCCCTTGGCTGCCCTTAGGAGGGCGGTGGGGGTGGCGCCCCAGGAGCCTTTCCTCTTCAGCGAAACCCTCCTGGAAAACATCGCCTTCGGCCTGGACCACCCGGACCGGGAGCGGGTGGAGTGGGCGGCGAAGCTTGCCGGCATCCACGAGGAGATCCTTTCCTTCCCCAAAGGCTACGAGACCGTGTTGGGGGAGCGGGGGGTGACGCTTTCCGGGGGGCAAAGGCAGCGGGTGGCCCTGGCCCGGGCCCTGGCCAAAAGGCCCAAAATCCTCATCCTGGACGATGCCTTAAGCGCCGTGGACACGGAGACGGAGGCGAGGATCTTGGAGGGCCTGAAATCCGTGCTGGGCCGGCAGACCACCTTCCTCATCTCCCACCGCACCGCCACCCTGCGCCATGCGGACTGGATCATTGTCCTGGACGAGGGGAGGATTGTGGAGGAGGGGACCCATGAAAGCCTCCTCGAGGCCGGCGGGCTCTACGCCGAGCTGGACCGCATCCAGCACATGGAGAAGGAGGTGGAGGAATGA
- a CDS encoding ABC transporter ATP-binding protein, with the protein MTQEDAYTKAFDRVLFARILAYVRPYRLQVALALLFLLLTTLTAALTPLFFKWAIDGALLPQEAKPLSERFALLLWVSLGFLLVRGVNFAATYGQTYLIQWVGQRVLFDLRSALFAKLMRLHPGFYDKNPVGRLMTRITSDVDAINQFITGGLVGVIADLFTLLGLLGFMLFLSPKLTLVVLLVVPVLLGVTVWVRNGMRLAYREMRLRLARVNAALQENLSGVETIQLFVKEKEREEKFDRLARHLLQAWVEIVRWFALFFPVVGFLGDLAVASLLYVGGGEVVRGVASLGLLVAFVDYTRQLFQPLQDLSDKFNLFQGAMASAERIFGVLDTEEELKDPENPRLIHRFRGEVAFRDVWFAYTPQGVEPTEKDWVLKGVSFHIRPGEKVALVGATGAGKTSVVSLIARFYDPQRGQVLIDGEDVRHYRQEELRRHIGIVLQDPFLFSGTILDNLRLFQEEVPEEKVVEVAKFLGVHEAILRLPKGYHTHVGERGAGLSTGEKQLLALVRALLASPDILLILDEATANVDSETERRLQEALYKAMEGRTSIIIAHRLSTIRRVDRILVFRKGRLVEEGTHEDLLARGGYYATLYRLQYAQG; encoded by the coding sequence ATGACCCAGGAGGACGCCTACACCAAGGCCTTTGACCGGGTTCTCTTCGCCCGCATCCTGGCCTACGTCCGTCCCTACCGCCTTCAGGTGGCATTGGCCCTCCTCTTTCTCCTCCTCACCACCCTCACCGCCGCCCTCACCCCCCTCTTCTTCAAGTGGGCCATAGATGGCGCCCTCCTTCCCCAGGAGGCCAAGCCCCTTTCCGAGCGCTTCGCCCTCCTCCTTTGGGTGAGCCTGGGCTTTTTGCTGGTGCGGGGGGTGAACTTCGCCGCCACCTACGGGCAGACCTACCTCATCCAGTGGGTGGGGCAGAGGGTTCTCTTTGACCTCAGGAGCGCCCTCTTCGCCAAGCTCATGCGCCTCCACCCAGGCTTTTACGACAAGAACCCCGTGGGGCGGCTCATGACCCGCATCACCTCCGACGTGGACGCCATCAACCAGTTCATCACCGGGGGGCTCGTGGGGGTGATCGCCGACCTCTTCACCCTCTTGGGCCTTCTCGGCTTCATGCTCTTCTTGAGCCCCAAGCTCACCCTGGTGGTCCTCCTAGTGGTGCCCGTCCTCCTTGGGGTGACGGTTTGGGTGAGGAACGGCATGCGCCTCGCCTACCGGGAGATGCGCCTGCGCCTCGCCCGGGTAAACGCTGCCTTGCAGGAGAACCTCTCGGGGGTGGAGACCATCCAGCTTTTTGTGAAGGAGAAGGAGCGGGAGGAGAAGTTTGACCGCTTGGCGCGCCACCTCCTCCAGGCCTGGGTGGAGATCGTGCGCTGGTTCGCCCTCTTCTTCCCCGTGGTGGGGTTCCTGGGGGATTTGGCGGTGGCGAGCCTCCTCTACGTGGGCGGGGGAGAGGTGGTGCGGGGCGTGGCCTCCTTGGGCCTTCTGGTGGCCTTCGTGGACTACACCCGGCAGCTTTTCCAGCCCCTCCAGGACCTTTCGGACAAGTTCAACCTCTTCCAGGGGGCCATGGCCAGCGCCGAGCGCATCTTTGGGGTTTTGGACACGGAGGAGGAGCTCAAGGACCCGGAAAACCCGAGGCTCATCCATCGCTTCCGGGGCGAGGTGGCCTTCCGGGATGTCTGGTTCGCCTACACGCCCCAGGGCGTGGAGCCCACGGAGAAGGACTGGGTCCTAAAGGGGGTTTCCTTCCACATCCGCCCCGGGGAGAAGGTGGCCTTGGTGGGGGCCACGGGGGCGGGGAAGACCAGCGTGGTGAGCCTCATCGCCCGCTTCTACGACCCGCAAAGGGGCCAGGTCCTCATAGACGGCGAGGACGTGCGCCATTACCGCCAGGAGGAGCTAAGGCGCCACATCGGCATCGTCCTCCAAGACCCTTTTCTCTTCTCCGGCACCATCTTGGACAACCTCAGGCTCTTCCAGGAGGAGGTCCCGGAGGAAAAGGTGGTGGAGGTGGCGAAGTTCTTGGGGGTGCACGAGGCCATCCTGCGCCTGCCCAAGGGCTACCACACCCACGTGGGGGAAAGGGGGGCGGGGCTTTCCACGGGGGAGAAGCAGCTTTTGGCCCTGGTGCGGGCCCTCTTGGCTAGCCCCGACATCCTCCTCATCCTGGACGAGGCCACGGCCAACGTGGACTCGGAAACGGAAAGGCGCCTGCAGGAGGCTCTCTATAAGGCCATGGAGGGGAGGACCTCCATCATCATCGCCCACCGGCTCTCCACCATCCGCCGGGTGGACCGCATCCTCGTTTTCCGGAAAGGGCGGCTTGTGGAGGAGGGGACCCACGAGGACCTCCTCGCCCGCGGGGGCTACTACGCCACCCTTTACCGCCTGCAGTACGCTCAAGGGTGA
- a CDS encoding bifunctional folylpolyglutamate synthase/dihydrofolate synthase, which produces MDYGEALAWLYGRRRQGERGLGRVKVLLERLGHPEGAFQAVHVLGTNGKGSVVAYLEAAFRAQGLAFGAYTSPHLWDFRERIRTHLGLIPEAEVVRFVAWARAEVWPEPPGFFDLATALAFHHFRERGVVLAAVEAGVGGEKDATNALPRVALTVLTQVGEDHLEALGGSLEAVAREKAGAFREGVPVVTGAQGVGLAVVREVARAKGAPLYALDPQDPLFALPAPPALRGAFQEANARLAAAALRLLGFPEEAIARGLREARNPGRLERFLLEGVEVYLDGAHNPPAAEALAREFSAYHLLFGAFPRKDVGGMLAHLLPKARTVRYARAGEGALGPELGAPFFEDPWEALWHGVEAAKGDGLPLLCTGSLYLVGALRRRLTP; this is translated from the coding sequence ATGGACTACGGGGAAGCCCTGGCCTGGCTTTACGGGAGAAGGCGGCAAGGGGAGCGGGGCCTGGGGCGGGTCAAGGTCCTCTTGGAGCGCCTGGGCCACCCGGAAGGGGCCTTCCAGGCGGTGCACGTCCTCGGCACCAACGGCAAGGGGAGCGTGGTGGCCTACCTCGAGGCCGCCTTCCGCGCCCAGGGCCTGGCCTTTGGGGCCTACACCAGCCCCCACCTGTGGGACTTCCGGGAGAGGATCCGCACCCACCTGGGCCTCATCCCCGAGGCGGAGGTGGTGCGCTTCGTGGCCTGGGCCAGGGCGGAGGTTTGGCCCGAGCCCCCGGGCTTTTTTGACCTGGCCACCGCCCTGGCCTTCCACCATTTCCGGGAAAGGGGGGTGGTCCTGGCGGCGGTGGAGGCGGGGGTAGGGGGGGAGAAGGACGCCACCAACGCCCTCCCCCGGGTGGCCCTCACCGTGCTCACCCAGGTGGGGGAGGACCACCTGGAGGCTTTGGGGGGGAGCCTCGAGGCGGTGGCCCGGGAGAAGGCGGGGGCCTTCCGGGAAGGGGTGCCCGTGGTCACGGGGGCCCAGGGGGTAGGCCTAGCGGTGGTCCGGGAGGTGGCGAGGGCCAAGGGGGCACCCCTTTACGCCCTGGACCCCCAGGACCCCCTCTTCGCCCTCCCCGCACCCCCCGCCCTAAGGGGGGCCTTCCAGGAGGCTAACGCCCGGCTTGCCGCCGCCGCGCTAAGGCTTCTCGGCTTCCCCGAGGAGGCCATCGCCCGGGGGCTAAGGGAGGCCAGGAACCCGGGGCGGCTAGAGCGGTTCCTCCTGGAGGGGGTGGAGGTCTACCTGGACGGGGCCCACAACCCCCCAGCGGCGGAGGCCTTGGCCAGGGAGTTTTCCGCCTACCACCTCCTCTTCGGCGCCTTCCCCCGCAAGGACGTGGGGGGGATGCTGGCCCACCTCCTCCCCAAGGCGCGCACCGTGCGCTACGCCCGGGCGGGGGAGGGGGCCTTGGGGCCGGAGCTGGGGGCGCCCTTCTTTGAGGACCCTTGGGAGGCGCTTTGGCACGGGGTGGAGGCGGCCAAGGGGGACGGCCTGCCCCTCCTCTGCACGGGCTCCTTGTACCTGGTGGGGGCCCTTAGGCGGCGGCTTACTCCCTAG
- a CDS encoding protease complex subunit PrcB family protein, which translates to MRKSLFLLVLPLLAACEVLQGSGYRVAEAQLLFPEATERWTYFYGEPREVRLSEKTLRLEKASRESLWAVPGALWVDGNPLLREVGPALRPPAEAVRGIEGSLVEVRAQTALRATWLYDGVGWVRLTGSLKEGERRSLVQPATYLTPNLYAFTGAETQVLLREVLARRGGRQVVLFELQEPVLRPLSLDPPPDSYRVGALLVQYGLRLEAVSPPAPLYRILNRGTQAAYQETEAKAFLANDPARFAEVWNLVVANRIPRPPAPSVDFRTRSVAAFFWGLKPTGGYGLEVAGVTYAGDAARVVLNLIAPKPGTIVTQALTSPYVLLELQRVRRVVFADPSGWVLAEARE; encoded by the coding sequence ATGAGGAAAAGCCTCTTCCTCCTCGTCCTGCCCCTCCTCGCCGCCTGCGAGGTGCTTCAAGGCTCGGGCTACCGGGTGGCCGAGGCCCAGCTCCTTTTCCCCGAAGCCACGGAGCGCTGGACCTACTTCTACGGGGAGCCCCGGGAGGTGCGCCTCTCGGAAAAGACCTTGCGCCTGGAAAAAGCCAGCCGGGAAAGCCTCTGGGCGGTGCCGGGGGCGCTTTGGGTGGACGGCAACCCCCTCCTGCGGGAGGTGGGCCCGGCCCTGAGGCCGCCTGCGGAAGCCGTGCGGGGTATAGAGGGAAGCCTTGTGGAGGTGCGGGCCCAAACCGCCCTCCGGGCCACCTGGCTCTACGACGGGGTGGGCTGGGTACGCCTCACGGGAAGCCTGAAGGAAGGAGAAAGGCGAAGCCTGGTCCAGCCCGCAACCTACCTCACCCCTAACCTGTACGCCTTCACGGGGGCGGAAACCCAGGTCCTCCTACGGGAGGTGCTTGCCCGCAGGGGCGGGCGGCAAGTGGTGCTCTTTGAGCTTCAAGAGCCCGTCCTTAGGCCCCTCAGCCTGGACCCGCCCCCCGACAGCTACCGGGTGGGGGCGCTTTTGGTCCAGTACGGGCTTAGGCTGGAGGCGGTGAGCCCTCCTGCCCCCCTTTACCGCATCCTGAACCGGGGCACCCAGGCCGCCTACCAGGAAACGGAGGCCAAGGCCTTCCTCGCCAACGACCCCGCCCGCTTCGCCGAGGTCTGGAACCTGGTGGTGGCCAACCGCATCCCCCGTCCCCCCGCCCCCAGCGTGGACTTCCGCACCCGGAGCGTGGCCGCCTTCTTCTGGGGCCTGAAGCCCACGGGGGGGTATGGCCTCGAGGTGGCCGGGGTCACCTACGCCGGGGATGCCGCCCGGGTGGTCCTAAACCTCATCGCCCCGAAGCCGGGAACCATCGTCACCCAGGCCCTCACCAGCCCTTACGTCCTCCTAGAGCTCCAGCGGGTGCGCCGGGTGGTCTTTGCCGACCCCTCGGGCTGGGTCTTGGCGGAGGCTAGGGAGTAA
- a CDS encoding ABC transporter permease has product MTRPWRRFLKNRLAQAGMLLLALYLLAGLFAPFLAPYSPYAQDLRSTYIPPLAGLSLRGPQGELGLYVSPVFRHPLEGVQIRWEERYPVRFLVRGEEWHWLGLKGNLHLFGVDGPARLYLLGTDEQGRDLLSRLLYGIPISLTIGLVAVGIGLFLGAPIGALSAYFGGRLDLLVQRGVDVMLAFPGILLAIVLVAILGPGLTNAMIAVGIAAVPIYARLVRGVVLSLKALDYVEAARALGASHTRILLRHLMPNALGPILIQSSLQMAIAILFAAGLGFLGLGARPPEPEWGLMLARGREYLAVAPHVATFPGLAIMGLVLAFNLLGDGLRDALDPRSR; this is encoded by the coding sequence ATGACTAGGCCTTGGCGCCGCTTCCTGAAAAACCGGCTGGCACAAGCGGGCATGCTCCTGCTCGCCCTCTACCTGTTGGCAGGGCTCTTCGCCCCCTTCCTCGCCCCCTACTCCCCTTACGCCCAGGACCTCCGGAGCACCTACATTCCCCCCCTGGCGGGGCTAAGCCTCCGCGGGCCCCAAGGGGAGTTAGGCCTTTACGTAAGCCCCGTCTTCCGCCATCCCCTGGAGGGGGTGCAGATCAGGTGGGAGGAACGGTACCCCGTTCGCTTCCTGGTCCGGGGCGAAGAATGGCACTGGCTTGGCCTTAAGGGCAACCTCCACCTCTTCGGGGTAGACGGCCCCGCCCGGCTCTACCTCCTGGGCACGGACGAACAGGGACGCGACCTCCTCTCCCGCCTCCTCTACGGCATCCCCATCTCCCTCACCATCGGGCTCGTGGCCGTGGGGATCGGTCTCTTCCTCGGCGCCCCCATAGGGGCGCTTTCCGCCTACTTTGGGGGAAGGCTTGACCTTCTGGTGCAGCGGGGAGTGGACGTGATGCTCGCCTTTCCCGGCATCCTCCTTGCCATCGTCCTGGTGGCCATCCTCGGGCCTGGCCTTACCAACGCCATGATCGCCGTGGGCATCGCCGCTGTCCCTATTTACGCCCGGCTCGTGCGGGGCGTGGTCCTCTCCCTAAAGGCCCTAGACTACGTGGAAGCGGCCCGGGCCCTGGGCGCTTCCCACACCCGCATCCTCCTCAGACATCTCATGCCCAATGCCCTCGGGCCCATCCTGATCCAGAGCAGCCTGCAAATGGCCATCGCCATCCTATTCGCCGCAGGATTGGGCTTTTTGGGCCTCGGAGCCCGTCCTCCCGAGCCCGAGTGGGGGCTCATGCTGGCCAGGGGAAGGGAGTACCTGGCCGTGGCGCCCCACGTGGCCACTTTCCCCGGCCTCGCCATCATGGGACTGGTCCTGGCCTTCAACCTCCTGGGCGATGGCCTAAGGGACGCCCTGGACCCCAGGAGCCGGTAA
- the nikB gene encoding nickel ABC transporter permease, whose product MLSYTLRRLLVAIPTLFGVVLLVFLMVRLAPGDPAVLLAGEFATPETLEAIRTRYGLDRPLVEQFALYLGALLRGDLGESARSRRPVLEELKTYFPNTVELASAAILVALLTGIPLGILAALRPGSGLDLLVMVLALLGVSMPVFWFGLLAILIFSVELGWFPVAGKGTLAHLVLPAVTLGVNATALLARMTRGTLLEVLSQDYIRTARAKGLAERVVIFKHALRNALIPVVTVAGLEFGSLLAGAVITETIFAWPGLGQLLVGSILARDYPVVQGAVLLVAVTFILVNLLVDLAYAWIDPRVRYD is encoded by the coding sequence ATGCTTTCCTACACCCTTCGCCGTCTCCTCGTGGCCATCCCCACCCTCTTTGGCGTGGTCCTCCTGGTCTTCCTCATGGTGCGCCTAGCCCCGGGAGACCCGGCCGTGCTCCTAGCCGGGGAGTTCGCTACGCCCGAGACCCTCGAGGCCATCCGAACCCGGTACGGCCTGGACCGCCCTTTGGTGGAACAGTTCGCCCTCTACCTCGGCGCCCTACTTCGGGGAGACCTTGGTGAATCGGCCCGAAGCCGCCGCCCGGTGCTGGAAGAGCTCAAGACCTACTTTCCCAACACGGTGGAGCTCGCCAGCGCCGCCATCCTGGTGGCCCTCCTCACCGGCATCCCTTTAGGCATCCTCGCCGCCCTACGCCCCGGAAGCGGCCTGGACCTCCTCGTCATGGTTCTCGCCCTCCTGGGCGTCTCCATGCCGGTCTTCTGGTTCGGTCTCCTCGCCATCCTCATCTTCAGCGTGGAGCTGGGTTGGTTCCCCGTGGCGGGGAAGGGCACCCTAGCCCACCTGGTCCTGCCCGCCGTCACCCTAGGAGTAAACGCTACTGCCCTCCTCGCCCGCATGACACGGGGGACCCTCCTCGAGGTCCTCTCCCAGGACTACATCCGCACCGCCCGGGCCAAGGGCCTTGCGGAACGGGTGGTGATCTTCAAGCACGCCCTGAGAAATGCCCTCATCCCCGTGGTCACCGTGGCGGGCCTGGAGTTTGGCTCTCTCCTTGCAGGCGCGGTCATCACCGAAACCATCTTCGCCTGGCCGGGGCTTGGGCAACTCCTCGTGGGCTCCATCCTGGCCCGGGACTACCCTGTGGTCCAGGGGGCCGTGCTCCTAGTGGCGGTAACCTTCATCCTGGTCAACCTCTTGGTGGACCTGGCCTACGCTTGGATTGACCCACGGGTGCGCTATGACTAG